The Azospirillum brasilense genome window below encodes:
- the fliE gene encoding flagellar hook-basal body complex protein FliE — protein MVNPINAAAAYANTAASTTGPGMAPRNGVSFGDVLEQTAKEVIGDLKQGETMTAKAAVGQADLTDVVQAVTNAEVTLQTVTAVRDKVLSAYQEILRMPI, from the coding sequence ATGGTCAACCCGATCAACGCCGCCGCGGCCTACGCGAACACGGCCGCCTCCACGACCGGGCCGGGTATGGCCCCGCGCAACGGCGTCAGCTTCGGCGATGTTCTGGAGCAGACCGCCAAGGAGGTCATCGGCGACCTGAAGCAGGGCGAGACGATGACCGCCAAGGCCGCCGTCGGGCAGGCCGACCTGACCGACGTCGTCCAGGCCGTCACCAACGCCGAGGTGACGCTGCAGACCGTCACCGCCGTGCGCGACAAGGTGCTGTCGGCCTACCAGGAAATCCTGCGCATGCCGATCTGA
- the fliP gene encoding flagellar type III secretion system pore protein FliP (The bacterial flagellar biogenesis protein FliP forms a type III secretion system (T3SS)-type pore required for flagellar assembly.), with protein MRTGTGMARRLAFAGLLALALGVAGALAAGPALAQSMTFDLGDAGGSTTGRIVQMVALITVLSLAPSILIMMTAFTRIVIVLSFLRSALGIQQVPPNTVLMSLAVFLTFFVMAPVFERSYNQGIQPLINQDIDETEAFRRTVAPLREFMLKHTSEKDLRLFMDMARIENVTEAEQTPLHVLVPAFMISEIKRAFEIGFLLFLPFLIIDMVVSSILMSMGMMMLPPTMVAIPFKIIFFVLVDGWYLIAGSLARSFGTL; from the coding sequence ATGAGGACCGGCACGGGCATGGCAAGACGGCTGGCGTTCGCCGGCCTGCTGGCGCTGGCGCTCGGGGTGGCCGGCGCGCTGGCCGCCGGGCCGGCGCTGGCGCAGAGCATGACCTTCGACCTGGGCGACGCCGGGGGATCGACCACCGGGCGCATCGTCCAGATGGTTGCGCTCATCACGGTGCTGTCGCTGGCGCCGTCGATCCTGATCATGATGACGGCCTTCACGCGCATCGTCATCGTTCTGTCCTTCCTGCGCTCGGCGCTGGGCATCCAGCAGGTGCCGCCGAATACGGTGCTGATGTCGCTGGCGGTCTTCCTGACCTTCTTCGTCATGGCGCCGGTGTTCGAGCGGTCCTACAACCAGGGCATCCAGCCACTGATCAACCAGGACATCGACGAGACGGAGGCGTTCCGCCGCACGGTCGCACCATTGCGCGAGTTCATGCTGAAGCACACCAGCGAGAAGGACCTGCGCCTGTTCATGGACATGGCGCGCATCGAGAACGTGACGGAGGCCGAGCAGACCCCGCTGCACGTCCTGGTTCCCGCCTTCATGATCTCGGAGATCAAGCGGGCCTTCGAAATCGGCTTCCTGCTGTTCCTGCCCTTCCTGATCATCGACATGGTGGTGTCGTCGATCCTGATGTCGATGGGCATGATGATGCTGCCGCCGACCATGGTGGCGATTCCGTTCAAGATCATCTTCTTCGTGCTGGTGGACGGCTGGTACCTGATCGCCGGATCGCTGGCCCGCAGCTTCGGCACGCTGTAG
- a CDS encoding potassium transporter Kup: MSDTTLKAAAPDKGRLAALTLGALGVVYGDIGTSPLYTLRECFSPEHGLALTPQNILGIMSMVFWALVLVVTVKYVLFVMRADNKGEGGILALLALATNSRPDSTGRLSGLMAMGLFGAALFYGDGMITPAISVLSAVEGLEVAQPALERVVVPVTVGILIALFGIQSRGTEKVGRLFGPIMVAWFATLGLLGLIELVKEPQVLAALDPRHAVHFFASNGWIGFLVLGAVVLAVTGGEALYADMGHFGRRPIKVAWLAVVLPALLLNYLGQCALLLSDPTAVRSPFYLLVPEWGLYPMILLSTCAAVIASQAVISGVFSLTRQAVQLGLCPRLDIRHTSQEEGGQIYIPRANWGLLFAVIGLVLWFESSSRLATAYGIAVTGDMVITTILALVVAHRRWGWSLPACLALGALFLSVDLALFLANAVKIPHGGWVPLVIAAVTLGLMSTWRRGRAVLNRRLAEDSLPLDGFVKRHAKSSDIQRVKGTAIFLTSSADTVPIALLHNLKHNQVMHERIVFLTVMVEDVPRVPAKERVVLEGLADGFYRLTVRYGFSQEPNIPKALRLCKAFGLEFDVMTTSFFLGRETLIPRINPQMAQWREKLFVVMSRTAVSATDFFKIPPNRVVELGTQVQL, encoded by the coding sequence ATGTCAGACACGACCCTGAAAGCCGCGGCACCCGACAAGGGCAGGCTGGCCGCGCTCACCCTCGGTGCGCTTGGCGTCGTTTACGGCGACATCGGCACCAGCCCGCTCTACACCCTGCGCGAATGCTTTTCGCCGGAGCATGGGCTCGCCCTCACGCCGCAGAACATCCTGGGCATCATGTCCATGGTCTTCTGGGCGCTGGTGCTCGTGGTCACGGTGAAATACGTGCTGTTCGTCATGCGCGCCGACAACAAGGGCGAGGGCGGCATCCTGGCCCTGCTGGCGCTGGCCACCAACAGCCGGCCCGATTCCACCGGACGGCTGTCCGGCCTGATGGCGATGGGCCTGTTCGGCGCCGCCCTGTTCTATGGCGACGGCATGATCACCCCGGCCATCTCCGTCCTCTCTGCGGTGGAGGGACTGGAGGTGGCGCAGCCGGCGCTGGAGCGGGTCGTCGTGCCGGTGACCGTGGGCATCCTGATCGCCCTGTTCGGGATCCAGAGCCGCGGCACCGAGAAGGTCGGCCGGCTGTTCGGTCCGATCATGGTCGCCTGGTTCGCCACGCTGGGTCTGCTCGGCCTGATCGAGCTGGTCAAGGAACCGCAGGTCCTGGCCGCGCTCGACCCGCGGCACGCCGTTCATTTCTTCGCCTCGAACGGCTGGATCGGCTTCCTGGTGCTGGGCGCCGTCGTTCTGGCCGTCACCGGGGGCGAGGCGCTCTACGCCGACATGGGCCATTTCGGCCGCCGCCCCATCAAGGTGGCGTGGCTGGCCGTGGTGCTGCCCGCGCTGCTGCTGAACTACCTCGGCCAGTGCGCCCTGCTGCTGAGCGACCCCACGGCGGTGCGCAGCCCCTTCTACCTGCTGGTGCCGGAATGGGGCCTCTACCCGATGATCCTGCTGTCGACCTGCGCGGCGGTGATCGCCAGCCAGGCGGTGATCTCCGGCGTCTTCTCGCTGACCCGGCAGGCGGTGCAGCTCGGCCTGTGCCCGCGGCTGGACATCCGCCACACCTCGCAGGAGGAAGGCGGGCAGATCTACATCCCGCGCGCCAACTGGGGCCTGCTGTTCGCGGTGATCGGGCTGGTCCTGTGGTTCGAGTCCTCCAGCCGGCTGGCGACCGCCTACGGCATCGCGGTGACCGGCGACATGGTCATCACCACCATCCTGGCGCTGGTCGTGGCACACCGCCGCTGGGGCTGGAGCCTGCCGGCCTGTCTGGCGCTGGGCGCGCTGTTCCTCAGCGTCGATCTGGCGCTGTTCCTCGCCAACGCGGTGAAGATCCCGCACGGCGGCTGGGTGCCGCTGGTCATCGCCGCGGTGACGCTGGGGCTGATGTCGACGTGGCGCCGTGGCCGCGCCGTCCTGAACCGCCGGCTGGCCGAAGATTCCCTGCCGCTGGACGGCTTCGTCAAACGGCACGCCAAGTCCTCCGACATCCAGCGGGTGAAGGGCACGGCGATCTTCCTGACCTCCAGCGCCGACACGGTGCCGATCGCCCTGCTGCACAACCTCAAGCACAATCAGGTGATGCACGAGCGCATCGTCTTCCTGACCGTGATGGTCGAGGACGTGCCCCGCGTCCCGGCCAAGGAGCGCGTCGTCCTGGAAGGGCTGGCCGACGGCTTCTACCGCCTGACGGTGCGCTACGGCTTCTCGCAGGAGCCGAACATCCCCAAGGCGCTGCGGCTGTGCAAGGCGTTCGGGCTGGAGTTCGACGTGATGACGACCTCCTTCTTCCTCGGCCGCGAGACGCTGATCCCCCGCATCAACCCGCAGATGGCCCAGTGGCGGGAGAAGCTGTTCGTCGTGATGTCGCGCACCGCGGTCAGCGCCACCGACTTCTTCAAGATCCCGCCGAACCGCGTGGTCGAGCTGGGCACCCAGGTTCAGCTCTGA
- the flgC gene encoding flagellar basal body rod protein FlgC produces the protein MDLYTSMAVSASGMKAQGTRLKTIAENLANANTTAETPGDLPYRRKVVMFQNALDRQMGVDLVRVAKIDVDKKDFERRYDPSHPSADADGYVLLPNVNSVVEAMDMREAQRSYEANLSAVDSARQMLMRTIDILRT, from the coding sequence ATGGATCTCTACACGTCGATGGCGGTGTCCGCGTCCGGCATGAAGGCGCAGGGCACCCGTCTGAAGACCATCGCGGAAAATCTGGCCAACGCCAACACCACGGCGGAAACGCCGGGCGATCTGCCCTACCGGCGCAAGGTCGTGATGTTCCAGAACGCCCTGGACCGCCAGATGGGGGTCGATCTCGTCCGCGTCGCCAAGATCGACGTCGACAAGAAGGATTTCGAGCGGCGCTACGACCCCTCGCACCCCTCCGCGGACGCCGACGGCTACGTGCTGCTGCCCAACGTCAATTCGGTGGTCGAGGCGATGGACATGCGCGAGGCGCAGCGTTCCTACGAGGCCAACCTGTCGGCGGTGGACAGTGCCCGCCAGATGCTGATGCGCACCATCGACATCCTCCGCACCTGA
- the flgB gene encoding flagellar basal body rod protein FlgB — MNLENLGLFKLMSRKMGWLTERQNVIAANIANADTPDYKGRDLKPFTFRDALSDSRRLQPAATNASHLQGTRGTGGLNQEQRQRNPYETAPDGNNVVLEEQMLKQGQTGMDYQTITNLYKKQVNLIRSSIRSGG, encoded by the coding sequence ATGAATCTCGAAAACCTCGGCCTCTTCAAGCTGATGTCGCGCAAGATGGGCTGGCTGACCGAACGCCAGAACGTGATCGCGGCGAACATCGCGAACGCCGACACGCCGGATTACAAGGGCCGGGACCTGAAGCCCTTCACCTTCCGCGACGCCCTGTCCGACAGCCGGCGCCTCCAGCCCGCCGCGACCAACGCCTCGCACCTCCAGGGGACGCGCGGCACGGGCGGGCTGAACCAGGAGCAGCGCCAGCGCAATCCCTACGAGACGGCGCCGGACGGCAACAACGTGGTCCTGGAAGAGCAGATGCTGAAGCAGGGCCAGACCGGCATGGATTACCAGACGATCACGAACCTCTACAAGAAGCAGGTCAACCTGATCCGCTCCTCCATCCGCAGCGGCGGCTAA
- a CDS encoding flagellar biosynthetic protein FliQ: MSETDVIEICRTSIVTLVFVVAPVLVAMMVVGTVISVFQAVTQISEQTLAMVPKVLLVFGLSILLMPFMLGELRSFFEHEVADRIVAIGTGVNTVPNAGNLPGGGG, encoded by the coding sequence ATGAGCGAAACCGACGTCATCGAGATCTGCCGCACCTCCATCGTCACGCTGGTGTTCGTGGTGGCGCCTGTGCTGGTCGCCATGATGGTGGTCGGCACGGTGATCTCGGTGTTCCAGGCGGTCACCCAGATCAGCGAGCAGACTCTGGCCATGGTGCCGAAGGTCCTTCTGGTCTTCGGCCTGTCGATCCTGCTGATGCCCTTCATGCTGGGCGAACTGCGGTCCTTCTTCGAGCATGAGGTCGCCGACCGCATCGTCGCCATCGGCACCGGTGTGAACACGGTCCCCAACGCCGGAAACCTGCCCGGCGGCGGCGGATGA
- a CDS encoding hybrid sensor histidine kinase/response regulator produces MDDTTSSFADSAPAGHRSDGAAGVGERPGGGVATGVLAVLLVAGLVAAGTGVVLDRDPLAWAGLTTAGAGALALAIRMVRARRRVARVGSLLGSALEGLPSGQLVCDGAGHVVFVNSTFRSLTGWSEREPPLRALERQFADDADSADAFRRLCERVKGGYSGSIELAVRQQGRAAEWRRIQGQPIDGHAGAVMWRVEDITARRELEQVTRREQTQLVDFMDHAPVGFFSVDQDGHFQFVNATLAKWLGCAPEDLVEGGRRLHDVLAHPPTASAPYDFLDGGGVEQRGEIAMHGLQGRRFQAYVAQSVVRGEDGRISHTRSVVRDLTPEREWQEALRLSEQRFQRFFEDAPIGIALVDEGGRLAECNQAFLALIGSEAGNVLGRTMADLIVPAERAMVTERLSAVQGGSDPAAPLEVRLTGGRELVAQLYARRLGGVGPEGAVGLILHFIDMTERKGLEAQFAQSQKMQAVGQLAGGVAHDFNNLLTAMIGFCDLLLLRHKPGDQSFSDIMQIKQNANRAANLVRQLLAFSRQQTLQPRILSVTDVLAELGNLMRRLIGENIELKMLHGRDIGYVKVDQNQLEQVIINLVVNARDAMAGGGRLTIVTSNHLVEQAQRREHETIPSGEYVSIEVIDTGCGIPKENLQRIFEPFFTTKGVGSGTGLGLSTVYGIVRQTGGFVLVESEKGEGTTFTILLPRHKGEARPDQGEPRERRGSDLTGSGTIMLVEDEDAVRVFSARALRNKGYQVLEAKNGEAALQQIGTDGNRIDLLITDVVMPQMDGPTLARHVRQLRPDMRVIFISGYAEDRLGEIDGVEVAHFLPKPFSLKQLASKVKEVIRDGK; encoded by the coding sequence GTGGACGACACGACCTCTTCCTTTGCCGACAGCGCTCCCGCCGGCCATCGCAGCGATGGTGCCGCAGGGGTGGGGGAACGGCCCGGTGGCGGCGTCGCCACTGGGGTGCTTGCGGTGCTTCTCGTGGCCGGGCTGGTCGCAGCGGGAACCGGGGTGGTCCTGGACCGCGACCCGCTGGCCTGGGCCGGCCTGACCACCGCCGGCGCAGGGGCCTTGGCACTGGCGATCCGCATGGTCCGTGCGCGGCGGCGGGTGGCCCGCGTCGGCTCCCTGCTGGGCAGCGCGCTGGAGGGGCTGCCGTCCGGTCAACTCGTCTGCGACGGAGCGGGGCATGTGGTCTTCGTCAACAGCACCTTCCGCTCGCTGACCGGGTGGAGCGAGAGGGAACCGCCGCTGCGTGCGCTCGAACGTCAGTTCGCCGACGATGCGGACAGCGCCGACGCCTTCCGCCGCCTGTGCGAGCGGGTGAAGGGCGGCTACTCCGGCTCCATCGAGCTGGCGGTCCGCCAGCAGGGGCGCGCCGCCGAATGGCGCCGCATCCAGGGCCAGCCCATCGACGGGCACGCCGGGGCGGTGATGTGGCGCGTCGAGGACATCACCGCCCGGCGCGAGCTGGAACAGGTGACCCGGCGCGAGCAGACCCAGCTCGTCGATTTCATGGACCATGCGCCGGTCGGCTTCTTCTCGGTGGACCAGGACGGGCATTTCCAGTTCGTGAACGCGACCCTGGCGAAGTGGCTGGGCTGCGCGCCGGAGGATCTGGTCGAGGGCGGGCGCCGTCTTCACGATGTGCTGGCCCATCCGCCCACCGCCTCCGCCCCCTATGACTTCTTGGACGGCGGCGGGGTGGAGCAGCGCGGCGAAATCGCCATGCACGGACTCCAGGGCCGCCGCTTCCAGGCCTATGTCGCGCAGAGCGTGGTGAGGGGCGAGGACGGGCGGATCTCGCACACCCGCTCCGTCGTGCGCGACCTGACGCCGGAACGCGAGTGGCAGGAGGCACTGCGGCTGTCCGAACAGCGCTTCCAGCGCTTCTTCGAGGACGCGCCCATCGGAATCGCTCTGGTGGACGAGGGCGGGCGGCTGGCCGAATGCAACCAGGCCTTCCTGGCGTTGATCGGCAGCGAGGCCGGCAACGTCCTCGGGCGGACCATGGCCGACCTGATCGTCCCGGCGGAGCGCGCCATGGTGACCGAGCGGCTGAGCGCCGTGCAGGGCGGCTCCGATCCCGCCGCCCCGTTGGAGGTGCGGCTGACCGGTGGGCGCGAACTGGTGGCCCAGCTCTACGCGCGGCGGCTCGGCGGGGTGGGGCCGGAGGGGGCGGTGGGGCTGATCCTGCATTTCATCGACATGACCGAGCGCAAGGGGCTGGAGGCCCAGTTCGCCCAGTCGCAGAAGATGCAGGCGGTCGGCCAGCTGGCCGGCGGCGTCGCCCACGACTTCAACAACCTGCTGACCGCGATGATCGGCTTCTGCGATCTGCTGCTGCTGCGCCACAAGCCGGGCGACCAGTCCTTCAGCGACATCATGCAGATCAAGCAGAACGCCAACCGCGCGGCCAACCTCGTGCGCCAGCTTCTGGCCTTCTCGCGCCAGCAGACGCTCCAGCCGCGCATCCTGAGCGTGACCGACGTGCTGGCCGAGCTTGGCAACCTGATGCGCCGGCTGATCGGCGAGAACATCGAGCTGAAGATGCTCCACGGCCGCGATATCGGCTACGTCAAGGTGGACCAGAACCAGCTGGAGCAGGTCATCATCAACCTCGTGGTCAACGCGCGCGACGCCATGGCCGGTGGCGGGCGGCTGACCATCGTCACCTCCAACCATCTGGTCGAGCAGGCCCAGCGCCGCGAGCACGAAACGATTCCGTCCGGCGAGTATGTGTCCATTGAGGTGATCGACACCGGCTGCGGCATCCCCAAGGAAAATCTCCAGCGCATTTTTGAACCCTTCTTCACGACCAAGGGCGTGGGGTCGGGCACCGGGCTGGGGCTGTCCACCGTCTACGGCATCGTCCGCCAGACCGGCGGCTTCGTGCTGGTCGAGTCGGAGAAGGGAGAGGGGACGACCTTCACCATCCTGCTGCCCCGCCACAAGGGCGAGGCCCGTCCCGACCAGGGCGAGCCGCGCGAGCGGCGCGGCAGCGACCTGACCGGCTCCGGCACCATCATGCTGGTCGAGGACGAGGACGCCGTGCGCGTCTTCTCCGCCCGCGCGCTGCGCAACAAGGGCTATCAGGTGCTGGAGGCCAAGAACGGCGAGGCGGCGCTGCAGCAGATCGGCACGGACGGCAACCGCATCGATCTGCTGATCACCGATGTGGTGATGCCGCAAATGGACGGCCCGACCCTGGCCCGCCATGTCCGACAGCTGCGGCCCGACATGCGCGTCATCTTCATCTCCGGCTACGCCGAAGACCGGCTGGGCGAGATTGACGGGGTCGAGGTCGCCCATTTCCTGCCCAAGCCCTTCTCCCTGAAGCAGTTGGCTTCCAAGGTGAAGGAGGTCATCCGGGACGGCAAATAG
- the fliR gene encoding flagellar biosynthetic protein FliR — protein sequence MNLLQQFLGDQIFVWLLVFARVGTAFSIMPTIGDAFVSARTRLLFSVAVSVLVAPVLGDRMPPMPDNIFRLFVLIAGEVTVGIFMGTVARLLMGALEVAGTIIALQSGLSNAQMFNPAMASQGSLPGALLGWLGLLLIFITNLHHLLIMAVVDSYSTFAPGAAIPIDDMANVVGQLVGKSFMLGVQMAAPFLISGMLFALALGLLNKLAPQIQVFFLFTSLQVALGLFMFALTLAAMMMFWLTHFEAAFVDFLRPG from the coding sequence ATGAACCTGCTTCAGCAGTTTCTGGGCGACCAGATTTTCGTCTGGTTGCTGGTCTTCGCGCGCGTCGGGACCGCCTTCAGCATCATGCCGACCATCGGCGACGCCTTCGTCTCCGCCCGCACGCGCCTTCTCTTTTCCGTCGCGGTCAGCGTTCTGGTGGCACCGGTGCTCGGCGACCGCATGCCGCCGATGCCCGACAACATCTTCCGCCTGTTCGTCCTGATCGCCGGGGAGGTGACCGTCGGCATTTTCATGGGCACCGTCGCGCGCCTGCTGATGGGCGCGCTGGAGGTGGCCGGGACGATCATCGCGCTTCAGTCCGGCCTGTCGAACGCCCAGATGTTCAACCCGGCCATGGCGTCGCAGGGATCGCTGCCCGGCGCCCTGCTGGGGTGGCTGGGTCTGCTGCTGATCTTCATCACCAACCTGCACCATCTGCTGATCATGGCGGTGGTGGACAGCTATTCCACCTTCGCGCCGGGGGCGGCGATCCCCATCGACGACATGGCGAACGTGGTCGGGCAACTGGTCGGCAAGTCCTTCATGCTGGGCGTGCAGATGGCGGCGCCCTTCCTGATCTCGGGCATGCTGTTCGCGCTGGCGCTGGGGCTGCTGAACAAGCTGGCGCCGCAGATCCAGGTGTTCTTCCTGTTCACCTCGCTCCAGGTTGCGTTGGGGCTGTTCATGTTCGCCCTGACGCTGGCCGCGATGATGATGTTCTGGCTGACCCATTTCGAGGCGGCCTTCGTCGATTTCCTGAGACCGGGCTGA
- a CDS encoding EscU/YscU/HrcU family type III secretion system export apparatus switch protein yields the protein MSEPTPNHRPLPNRPVAVALKYELGDQSLPRVVATGKGHVAEQILELAFANGVKVREDADLVQILSAVDIDSEIPIEAIAAVAEILAYVYRANGTLPPSAEPATGEAP from the coding sequence TTGTCCGAGCCGACTCCCAACCACCGCCCTCTCCCCAACCGGCCCGTCGCGGTCGCGCTGAAGTATGAGCTGGGCGACCAGTCCCTGCCCCGCGTGGTCGCCACCGGCAAGGGCCATGTGGCCGAACAGATCCTGGAGCTGGCCTTCGCCAACGGCGTGAAGGTGCGCGAGGATGCCGACCTCGTGCAGATCCTGTCGGCGGTGGACATCGACTCGGAAATCCCCATCGAGGCCATCGCCGCCGTGGCCGAGATCCTCGCCTACGTCTACCGCGCCAACGGCACGCTGCCGCCTTCTGCGGAACCGGCCACCGGAGAGGCTCCGTGA
- the flhB gene encoding flagellar biosynthesis protein FlhB yields MSEDADESSKTEEPTQKKLDEAHKQGQYAMTQEIGNWLMIAAALVILITILPGTLKGMVPRLNFFFENLDQIPMDQGGVGAVLMRVMKDILWALWLPILFLLFAGVIGTIGQKGFNVSWELIAPKFSKLNPISGVANLFSAQKGVDLLKSLAKVAVVGVVAYIALQPMMLTIGHFIGIDMMLLLREMDGLTFRLLAGVLAILTLIAGADLFWQRHSFDKKMRMTKQEVKDEHKQAEGDPHVKGRIRQLRFERARKRMMAAVPSADVVVTNPTHFAVALKYDSSTMGAPMVVAKGADAVAFKIREIAEENGVPVMENPPLARALYAACDIDEEVPSEHYRAVAEVITYVFKLKGRAVRN; encoded by the coding sequence GTGTCCGAAGACGCGGATGAATCATCCAAAACAGAAGAGCCGACGCAAAAGAAGCTCGACGAGGCCCACAAGCAGGGCCAGTACGCGATGACCCAGGAAATCGGCAATTGGCTGATGATCGCCGCGGCGTTGGTGATCCTGATCACGATCCTGCCCGGAACGCTGAAGGGCATGGTGCCCCGCCTGAACTTTTTCTTCGAGAACCTGGACCAGATCCCCATGGACCAGGGCGGGGTCGGCGCGGTGCTGATGCGGGTGATGAAGGACATCCTGTGGGCGCTGTGGCTGCCCATCCTATTCCTGCTGTTCGCCGGGGTGATCGGCACCATTGGGCAGAAGGGCTTCAACGTTTCCTGGGAGCTGATTGCGCCGAAATTCAGCAAGCTGAATCCGATCTCCGGCGTCGCCAACCTGTTCAGCGCCCAGAAGGGCGTCGATCTGCTGAAGAGCCTGGCCAAGGTCGCGGTGGTCGGCGTCGTCGCCTACATCGCGCTCCAGCCGATGATGCTCACCATCGGCCATTTTATCGGCATCGACATGATGCTGCTGCTCCGCGAGATGGACGGCCTGACCTTCCGGCTGCTGGCCGGCGTCCTGGCCATCCTGACCCTGATCGCCGGGGCCGATCTGTTCTGGCAGCGCCACAGCTTCGACAAGAAGATGCGCATGACCAAGCAGGAGGTGAAGGACGAGCACAAGCAGGCCGAAGGCGATCCGCACGTGAAGGGACGCATCCGCCAGCTGCGCTTCGAGCGGGCGCGCAAGCGCATGATGGCGGCAGTGCCCAGCGCCGACGTGGTGGTGACCAACCCGACCCACTTCGCCGTCGCGCTGAAATACGACTCCTCCACCATGGGTGCTCCGATGGTGGTGGCGAAGGGCGCCGACGCCGTCGCCTTCAAGATCCGCGAGATCGCCGAGGAGAACGGCGTGCCGGTGATGGAGAATCCGCCCCTCGCCCGTGCGCTCTATGCCGCATGCGATATCGACGAGGAGGTTCCGTCCGAGCACTATCGCGCGGTGGCGGAAGTCATTACCTATGTCTTCAAGCTGAAAGGACGCGCGGTGCGGAACTGA
- a CDS encoding FliO/MopB family protein: MGLDQYIQFVLALAFVIALIVLVAWVMRRIGFGGMTATSGRQRRLGVVEVLPLDGKRRLVLVRRDDREHLLLLSAFGDQVVDQTPRGGFQGAMAEASAQPPAAPPRTGDRS; this comes from the coding sequence ATGGGCCTCGACCAGTACATCCAATTCGTTCTCGCTCTCGCCTTCGTCATCGCGCTGATCGTGCTGGTGGCCTGGGTGATGCGCCGCATCGGCTTCGGCGGCATGACCGCCACGTCGGGGCGCCAGCGCCGACTGGGCGTCGTCGAGGTGCTGCCGCTCGACGGCAAGCGCCGGCTGGTGCTGGTCCGCCGCGACGACCGCGAGCATCTGCTGCTGCTGAGCGCCTTCGGCGACCAGGTGGTCGATCAGACGCCGCGCGGCGGCTTCCAGGGCGCGATGGCCGAAGCCTCCGCTCAACCGCCCGCCGCCCCGCCTCGCACCGGGGACCGGTCATGA